ACTTGGGCAGTTCTGTAAATGTAATTTTCAAAGAGGCCTTTATGCAGATGGATTTGCAGGACTATCACCTGGAAACAGTGGAAACTGCTCTTCTTGGCTTCGCCGGTCACGTGGTTTATCCGGAGGGGGAGATTATTTTACCTCTGACCTTGGGCTCTCACGATCTCAAGAAAACAGTGATGAGTTCTTTCACTGTGGTGGACTCCCCATCATCTTATAACATCATCCTTGGGAGGCCAGCCATGAACGAGTCGAGGGCTGTGGCATCTACCTACCACCAGAAAATAAAGTTCCCTGTGGGAGCCAGGGTAGGAGAAGTCCGAGGAGATCAACCGTCTTCTCGGAAGTGTTATGTAGAGGCGGTCCGAGCGGATCAGGGCAGATCTAAGAGGTAAGGGAAGAGGGCTAAGATGGATAGAGCAGGAAGAAGGATAGTGGAGGAAGGGGAGATACATTTTGTAGCAGAAGAAGAGCAGGAGGCGGTGGAAATTGGGCCAGGCCAACAAATCCGGGTGGCTCGGGATCTTGACATATCCACCCGGGTGAGTTTAA
This region of Primulina eburnea isolate SZY01 chromosome 14, ASM2296580v1, whole genome shotgun sequence genomic DNA includes:
- the LOC140811185 gene encoding uncharacterized protein, which produces MGPEPEQRKKTPPVTGTIKMISGGSTDGDSNRARKSRSRKECLEVEGAGRNEAVISFGPEDLRGVNLPHNDALVIQARVANYDILRIFVDLGSSVNVIFKEAFMQMDLQDYHLETVETALLGFAGHVVYPEGEIILPLTLGSHDLKKTVMSSFTVVDSPSSYNIILGRPAMNESRAVASTYHQKIKFPVGARVGEVRGDQPSSRKCYVEAVRADQGRSKR